A region of the Echeneis naucrates chromosome 22, fEcheNa1.1, whole genome shotgun sequence genome:
TTGTATTAGTTCATTTGAATATTAAggcaaaatattattttagagCAAATGAAACGGTTTTCTATTAACTCAAACTTAAAGGATGGATGATTGATGAGTATGAATTGTGGTAAAACtagattaataaataaaacatttcctatCTTTTGAAATTACATTCCCATGATACCACTTTCTCTGAATTATCACAACTGTGTACCATGGCGTTCTTGTGCAGAATTTGTTGATGTGAATTATTTTAGTACTGTTGTGTAATTATTGACATGACAGTGGACGTGTCGTGGAGGTCATTTCCGGAATCATCAGTGAGGTCATGTCAGCCATTaataaagcagaagaagaagaaggtgcgATTGGTATGCGCGTCCCCGCTGCAGGTGGATCGGCAGGCTCGTGATGCGCGTTCCCCAACAACCATCTTCTCCAGCCGGTGAGTTAGAGGAATGGAGGCTGAGCTATCCCCAGGATAAGCGGGTTGAAACGAGTTAGTTGTCGCCAACCTCACCTGTTCTTGAGGACACAACGTCTCCTACCGGAAATCTggcatttatgtttgtttgttttttttaaccgagattcaaatcttgttttttctctcgACTTCATTCACTGAGGAGAACCGGAAAATTCACCGGGTCGAGTACTGGGTTGAAGGACTTTTTAGGGTTGAATCTAAAGTAACTTTCAGTTTGACCATACCAGCTGGCAGTTACACataagtaattttatttatttattacattagAGCGGACAATGAACCCGAAATAATGTAGGAGTTAGCTTGCTTGGAGCAGTTTTGCTAGCCGGTTGACCGAGAGTCTGGCAGCCATATTGAAATAGCACTAAACCcgtttttcatgtaaaaaaaaaaaaaaacaactcactttGGGGTGGCActtaatgttatttattaattttttgtacCTCGCATGTCCTTCATTACATCCCAGACTGTACCATTATCACTTAatgttatttcttatttttgtgcCTCACACCTGTCCTTCAGCACCTATCAGAACACACCACAGGCTCTTGGCTTCAGCAGTTCCAGGCTGCAGCACcatgaaacacacacgcacatggtGCCAGACTCCCCCCTCAGCAACCCTGCGACACAAACCCAGCAGCACTCAAACTGCTCAAAGCAGAAGAGGTCTCCGACTAAAACGAGCCAAAGTCCAAGACACCCAGGGCCCACCGGGAAAGCGCCTGCAGAACCAGCATCAGGATGAGGTGCATCGTACCAAAATGGCCACGCCTCCAACTATTGTTATCCAGCTGCAAGAAATGTCATCGTACTTCAGACTTTTTGGTGAATAACAATCAAGTAAAAATCATGTTTGAAATCAGCTGcatcaaaatgaataattaactGCAAATAAGCCAAAGGGgctcatttaaaaataactcTGTGACAGATGATGACCTTATTCATGACTTCCTGTGGATGGACTGTTGTCGTAAAATGACAGACAAGGTAAGGCCAAAATTTTTGCTTCATGTTCTCTTTGAAGTTTGACGATGCTTATTTTTAACTGACTCAAGATTTTCTCCATGACACACCAGTACCTTCTAGCAATGACCTTTGTGTACTTCAAAAGGGCGCACTTCACTATCGCTGAATACACAAGACGGAATTTTTTCATTGCACTGTAAgtttgagagagaaaagattattaatattttcacaactgccactgatttatttataaaatggcTGGCTTTACTCCATGTCCAGGTATCTTGCCAACACcatggaggaggatgaggaggagagcaaGTATGAGATTTTTCCATGGGCACTGGGGGAAAACTGGCAGAAACGGTTTCCCCGATTCCTCAAGCAACGAGACAAGCTTTGGGGTCGCATCCAGTACAGAGCTGCTGTCAGCAGACGCTGCTGTGAAGAGGTACACATAACTGAAGTTGAAGAGactgataaatgttttattttattttattttattttttactgggAATTTCAATGGGTTTCCGTTAGCTGCAAATTGcagttgttgtgttttaaagtCAAAAATGTTACCCTGTTTAGTGCCAGCCACAGCTGTGGCTGGTGTTACGTCTTCAGGTTGTCCTGTTGTGTTAAGCTCTGATGTGCACTAAAAATTAAGAATGCCTCAAAggaattaaaatttcaaatttgtCATGAGCATTCACTAggataaaaatgataaaatcatTTAATGTGAATTCTTCCAGTCTTCACCACTTTTATTATGAATCTGGAGACATGGTTGAGGCATGCAACTGTGAGGCAGCACAGTTTATCAGTGACATGATTTATTTAGGGTTTTTAATCCCTCCTTTCTGGCaagttaaattttaattttgggTTGTCCATCTGGCTGTGGATGCATTATCTTAGTATTGCTTCTTGGATCGTAAAATTTGGCAAAAACATTCAGTAGGTTTAAGTAGAAAGGGATGTAATGTAAAACCAGCCTAGGTGGCAGAGGGATACATCCGCAAAGTGGTAATTCTTCTTgtctgtttcactccctttcttTGTAGGTGATGGCCATTGTTCCGTCTCACTCTGTATGGCTGCGAGAGAGATCAGAGCACCACAGTGGTGCCCGGCGACACTATGGTAACCGAGATGATGTCAATATACCCCGCGGGCCCTCAGCCTCCCCAGTCTATTGTGCCCTCTGCAACTGCAGTGGCAGGCTACGTCAAGGCCTGGGCTCTTCCTCTCCCTGTAAAGGTTTCTCTGTACAGACCCAAAACAACACCTATCCAGACCCATTCCCCTCCTTCCAGACCACAGAGACCACCCCACCTAGAGATAGGGCCTTGTACAGGAAGAGGGTGGGAACTAAAAGCCCCATGCAGtattcctcctgctgctgcactgaagAGGTTCTGAGTAAGTATCATAATGGACATGGGTGTCTCAAACAACCACAGCTGGCTAAAAAGAATAACACTACTACAGTCAAGTCACAGACCTGGAGAACaaaaataaccctaaccctaaccctctattTCCAGAAAGCATCTTAAGGCTAAGATGATTGTGGAATTCATCCAGAAAATGTATTAAACTAAATattaaaattctaaatatttCTCTGTGTGCTGCTATGGGTAATATAGGCCAATGAAAGCTAACAGTGGAAACTTGACTCCTATTTCCATCTCTGACTTCTGGGTGTCTTTTGGGATGGTGGGCAGATGTGATTTAGCAGGATTACACCTGGGATGAATTTCACAAATCtggattacaaaataaaactggaaatgaATGTGTTATATCCTAGTGACTGACTGGAGACTGAATCTGGGGTTGATGAATGGGATTTATTCTAGCATGTAGATGAGTCTTAGAAAAccatttgaacatttttcatgtttctattCAAATTCATCTCGCTCACATCTTCTTAGAGACACCCCTGGAATATATTAGCGTTAGTAGaataaaaacttgaaaatgGAGACAGTAGCCAGgctgctgtccttttcctcttctggtATAATTTGAGTCCtttgacatttttaacatttttccttttggtcTGTAAAGGCTCAAATGCCATACAACCACTGAGCACTGTTAGGAACACCTTTACACCTGCTTATTCTTGTGATTATGCTCACAATCATGTGGCAGTAGTACCTAATACATAAAATCCTATAGATAATGGTCCAGGAACTTTAATGTTCAGGATGGTTAAACATGATCACAGTGAGCAGCGGCATTGGTCAGTCTTCATGAGCAATTAATATTAATGGCTCCTTCCAGCATGACAGAAGTTGTTTCAAATTGGTCTCAAAAAGATATATCTAGGACCCTTTCATTTATGTCTCATTTATTTCCTACCTCCAGTgtcttattttaaatgattgacTATTGGTCGCAAGGATTGGATTGTCTTAGACACTAACAGCAAAGCTCACTTGTATTAAACCTTTTCCCATCTTCACTCTTTGTTAGGGGATGAGTCTTCTTGTGGATCTGCATACGACACCTCGATGGACTGGATTAGTGAGGAGTAGGGCCTCACCACCTcggcatcttctctcctcctttatAGAGCTTCAACTCTAAAGGTCTGAATTGGAGGTCAAActattgttttgtgttaatcTTGCCAAGAATGCTATTTTTATCATATTATTCAATTGACAGTAAGAATAAACTAATGTTCTGAAATATTCATTAGATTAATGTGATGCACTACGGGGTAATTTAAAGAATTTAATCTGCACTTTCctactatttatttatttatttgctgaagcactttttttttcttctgaaaaccACTTAGTCACCAATGATAAAATTAGTTGAAAATTAGCTTAAGTTTAGTCACTGATCGATACAAGTCTTTGCATCTTGGGATTCTTCTTGGTGTGTTAATGTTGAAGTTGCCATTGTGCCTGTTAAATGATCCATTGCTGCCTCTGGAGTTTTCAATAAAGAATTTAACTGAATTTTGTCATCATGCGATTCATTATTGTATCCTGTTTTGTGCAATGAATTATCAAAATACATTTGATACTATGATGCCAGTTTTTATTATGCATTATTTACAGTAAcggtatgggggggggggaataaatcTTTGCCCAGGGTACCTGGAGGCAGAGCAGCTACGGAACACACTTCCTCAGTTTCACTAGGAATGCTGAAAATGCAAGAAAAGACAATGAGCATTTCTGCCTTCACAACTTGTCAACTCAGGGCCCATGTGAAATGTGGTCACATCTCACCCGTGTGGCTTGGTTGATGAGGGCGAGGTCTGGCAATGTAGGGAACACTGCCAAAGGCTGGGTGTTCATCTGCAGTCAAGCCTTCTGAAATACATTAGTAACATTTCAAGTGGCAGAAAACCTCAACCACATCATGGCCTCCATATGTCTGCAAGGTTACTTTAAATTACCTTTGTCAGTCTGAGCTCCTCTCcactccccttcctcctcctctgcttgcAGGATCGGAGCTTTCCGGGTGCAGTACTGCCCATTCTTTTGCACGGCTGAGGTCACCAGCCAGTGTCGGATTGGAACCTCAACGATGTGTTCACACAATAATGGGAGCACTGCAAATCGGATGCCCTCTAATAGGTCAACCACCTGTGTTATACTGGACAATTTGAAAGAAATGTTACA
Encoded here:
- the spdya gene encoding speedy protein A; this translates as MKHTRTWCQTPPSATLRHKPSSTQTAQSRRGLRLKRAKVQDTQGPPGKRLQNQHQDEVHRTKMATPPTIVIQLQEMSSYFRLFDDDLIHDFLWMDCCRKMTDKYLLAMTFVYFKRAHFTIAEYTRRNFFIALYLANTMEEDEEESKYEIFPWALGENWQKRFPRFLKQRDKLWGRIQYRAAVSRRCCEEVMAIVPSHSVWLRERSEHHSGARRHYGNRDDVNIPRGPSASPVYCALCNCSGRLRQGLGSSSPCKGFSVQTQNNTYPDPFPSFQTTETTPPRDRALYRKRVGTKSPMQYSSCCCTEEVLRDESSCGSAYDTSMDWISEE